A region of Salvia splendens isolate huo1 chromosome 17, SspV2, whole genome shotgun sequence DNA encodes the following proteins:
- the LOC121774974 gene encoding C2 domain-containing protein At1g53590-like isoform X1: MGSVLDATLLHHVCIVLIVLWFLNSFNWCHPIAYFLSLIYLYLVHELYVLKLRKKLQFEEKRESDQRRVLSDSESLRWLNHAIEKIWPICMEEIVSQKILLPIFPWFLKKYKPWTVKDVDLQHLYLGRSPPMFTEMRVLGHSNGDDHLVLELGMNFRTADDMSAILGVKLSKRLGFGMYTKLHMLGMHVEGKVLVGVKFLPQWPFISRLRVCFSSPPYFQMTVKPLFTHGLDVTEIPGIAGWIDNLLALVFEQTLVEPNMLVVDVEKFVSPLPGNWFSVYAKASIAFATVTVLEATELNPSDLNGLADPYVNLQLGLSKFRTKTRKKTLSPKWHEEFKFPIFTWESDNLLVFEVLDKDHLYDDKMGECCININKYRDGQRYDLWLPLKNIKTGRLHLAVTVSDLTGKKAAECSPGEEEAGGEKRKEEAGGDRSRGSFADGSSQRVSFSSTASDKSPKAGDRFDPIDVEGQSETGIWIHHPGREVTQVWEARKPKNSKRHEISRQVQVEFGDSVGGRTSGQNEGSSSDENSDSNKPQSGNPVKRGLRKIGSVFRRSPREADKATSPRESEPSPKDNFNAKASSNLKKGGVKVIIDDSIVPPPSKTPKGDEKDAQSPSSKTPREETVPESPSQRNGKDKAKGILKHAGRSARELKSSLSRKIRGTKGEMPEESDSIDDESLTSSMDSVVTDAGLVVPSSTASPPALASNDDSLKLKDNIQTENLSVSNTSVTGDVAVPTGDKVL, translated from the exons atgggcaGTGTTCTCGACGCTACACTGCTGCATCATGTGTGCATTGTGCTGATTGTTCTCTGGTTTCTGAATTCATTCAACTGGTGCCATCCAATTgcgtattttctctctctaatataCCTCTATTTG GTTCATGAATTATATGTGCTGAAATTGAGAAAGAAATTGCAATTTGAGGAGAAGAGAGAGTCCGATCAGAGACGG GTGCTTTCAGATTCCGAGTCTCTTAGATGGTTGAATCATGCCATTGAGAAGATATGGCCGATCTGCATGGAAGAGATCGTTTCTCAGAAAATTCTCCTCCCTATTTTCCCATGGTTCTTGAAAAAGTACAAGCCGTGGACCGTG AAAGATGTTGATCTTCAGCATCTTTACTTGGGAAGATCCCCTCCGATGTTTACAGAAATGAGGGTTCTTGGTCACTCCAATGGCGATGACCACTTG GTTTTGGAACTGGGTATGAATTTCCGAACTGCGGATGATATGAGCGCTATACTTGGTGTGAAACTGAGCAAGAGGTTGGGTTTTGGAATGTATACTAAATTGCATATGCTAGGAATGCACGTTGAGGGGAAG GTATTGGTTGGGGTTAAGTTCTTGCCGCAATGGCCTTTCATTAGCCGCTTGCGTGTGTGCTTTTCTTCACCGCCATATTTTCAGAtgactgtgaagcctctcttcACTCATGGTCTCGATGTTACAGAGATTCCTGGGATAGCTGGCTGGATA GATAATCTTCTGGCCCTCGTCTTCGAACAAACTCTCGTGGAG CCTAATATGCTGGTGGTTGACGTTGAAAAATTTGTGTCACCTCTACCAG GAAATTGGTTCTCTGTCTATGCAAAGGCATCAATAGCGTTTGCTACCGTGACAGTTCTTGAAGCCACTGAACTGAATCCATCGGACTTAAATG GATTGGCGGATCCGTATGTTAACTTACAGTTGGGGCTTTCTAAATTCCGGACCAAGACTAGGAAGAAAACTCTTTCGCCAAAATGGCACGAGGAATTCAAGTTTCCTATCTTCACTTGGGAATCTGATAACTTGCTTGTTTTCGAGGTTCTTGATAAGGACCACTTATATGATGACAAGATGGG AGAATGTTGCATAAACATCAACAAGTATCGGGACGGCCAGAGGTATGACTTGTGGTTACCTCTCAAGAATATAAAGACAGGAAGATTGCATCTTGCTGTAACTGTCTCCGATTTGACCGGAAAG AAGGCTGCAGAGTGTTCGCCCGGTGAAGAAGAGGCCGGTGGTGAGAAAAGGAAAGAAGAGGCCGGTGGTGACAGAAGCAGAGGCTCCTTCGCGGATGGCTCGTCTCAGAGAGTATCGTTCTCATCCACAGCATCGGATAAGTCCCCCAAAGCAGGAGATAGGTTCGACCCAATTGACGTTGAAGGGCAGTCCGAGACTGGGATTTGGATCCACCATCCGGGCAGAGAGGTCACACAAGTGTGGGAGGCAAGGAAGCCGAAGAATAGCAAACGTCACGAAATTAGCAGACAAGTTCAAGTCGAGTTCGGTGATTCAGTCGGTGGGCGGACTTCTGGTCAGAACGAGGGCAGCAGCAGTGACGAGAACTCGGATTCTAACAAGCCGCAATCAGGTAATCCGGTCAAGAGAGGTTTAAGAAAGATCGGGTCAGTGTTCAGACGGAGCCCGAGGGAAGCTGACAAGGCGACCTCGCCTAGAGAGTCCGAACCGTCCCCCAAAGATAATTTCAACGCCAAGGCGTCGTCTAACCTCAAGAAAGGTGGTGTCAAGGTGATAATAGACGACTCCATTGTGCCCCCGCCTTCCAAGACTCCGAAAGGTGACGAGAAAGACGCGCAATCTCCGTCTTCCAAGACTCCGCGTGAAGAGACTGTGCCGGAGAGCCCCAGCCAGAGGAACGGCAAGGACAAGGCGAAGGGCATTTTGAAACACGCTGGAAGATCTGCTCGCGAGCTGAAGTCCTCGCTCTCTCGGAAAATAAGAGGGACGAAGGGAGAGATGCCTGAGGAGTCGGATTCCATAGATGACGAGTCGCTTACATCATCCATGGATTCTGTGGTTACGGATGCTGGTTTAGTCGTTCCGAGTTCAACCGCTTCCCCTCCAGCGCTGGCTTCAAATGACGACTCGTTGAAGTTGAAGGACAACATTCAGACGGAAAACCTCTCCGTTAGCAACACCTCCGTGACCGGAGATGTTGCGGTTCCAACCGGCGACAAGGTTTTGTAA
- the LOC121774974 gene encoding C2 domain-containing protein At1g53590-like isoform X2, translating to MGSVLDATLLHHVCIVLIVLWFLNSFNWCHPIAYFLSLIYLYLVHELYVLKLRKKLQFEEKRESDQRRVLSDSESLRWLNHAIEKIWPICMEEIVSQKILLPIFPWFLKKYKPWTVKDVDLQHLYLGRSPPMFTEMRVLGHSNGDDHLVLELGMNFRTADDMSAILGVKLSKRLGFGMYTKLHMLGMHVEGKVLVGVKFLPQWPFISRLRVCFSSPPYFQMTVKPLFTHGLDVTEIPGIAGWIDNLLALVFEQTLVEPNMLVVDVEKFVSPLPGNWFSVYAKASIAFATVTVLEATELNPSDLNGLADPYVNLQLGLSKFRTKTRKKTLSPKWHEEFKFPIFTWESDNLLVFEVLDKDHLYDDKMGECCININKYRDGQRYDLWLPLKNIKTGRLHLAVTVSDLTGKAAECSPGEEEAGGEKRKEEAGGDRSRGSFADGSSQRVSFSSTASDKSPKAGDRFDPIDVEGQSETGIWIHHPGREVTQVWEARKPKNSKRHEISRQVQVEFGDSVGGRTSGQNEGSSSDENSDSNKPQSGNPVKRGLRKIGSVFRRSPREADKATSPRESEPSPKDNFNAKASSNLKKGGVKVIIDDSIVPPPSKTPKGDEKDAQSPSSKTPREETVPESPSQRNGKDKAKGILKHAGRSARELKSSLSRKIRGTKGEMPEESDSIDDESLTSSMDSVVTDAGLVVPSSTASPPALASNDDSLKLKDNIQTENLSVSNTSVTGDVAVPTGDKVL from the exons atgggcaGTGTTCTCGACGCTACACTGCTGCATCATGTGTGCATTGTGCTGATTGTTCTCTGGTTTCTGAATTCATTCAACTGGTGCCATCCAATTgcgtattttctctctctaatataCCTCTATTTG GTTCATGAATTATATGTGCTGAAATTGAGAAAGAAATTGCAATTTGAGGAGAAGAGAGAGTCCGATCAGAGACGG GTGCTTTCAGATTCCGAGTCTCTTAGATGGTTGAATCATGCCATTGAGAAGATATGGCCGATCTGCATGGAAGAGATCGTTTCTCAGAAAATTCTCCTCCCTATTTTCCCATGGTTCTTGAAAAAGTACAAGCCGTGGACCGTG AAAGATGTTGATCTTCAGCATCTTTACTTGGGAAGATCCCCTCCGATGTTTACAGAAATGAGGGTTCTTGGTCACTCCAATGGCGATGACCACTTG GTTTTGGAACTGGGTATGAATTTCCGAACTGCGGATGATATGAGCGCTATACTTGGTGTGAAACTGAGCAAGAGGTTGGGTTTTGGAATGTATACTAAATTGCATATGCTAGGAATGCACGTTGAGGGGAAG GTATTGGTTGGGGTTAAGTTCTTGCCGCAATGGCCTTTCATTAGCCGCTTGCGTGTGTGCTTTTCTTCACCGCCATATTTTCAGAtgactgtgaagcctctcttcACTCATGGTCTCGATGTTACAGAGATTCCTGGGATAGCTGGCTGGATA GATAATCTTCTGGCCCTCGTCTTCGAACAAACTCTCGTGGAG CCTAATATGCTGGTGGTTGACGTTGAAAAATTTGTGTCACCTCTACCAG GAAATTGGTTCTCTGTCTATGCAAAGGCATCAATAGCGTTTGCTACCGTGACAGTTCTTGAAGCCACTGAACTGAATCCATCGGACTTAAATG GATTGGCGGATCCGTATGTTAACTTACAGTTGGGGCTTTCTAAATTCCGGACCAAGACTAGGAAGAAAACTCTTTCGCCAAAATGGCACGAGGAATTCAAGTTTCCTATCTTCACTTGGGAATCTGATAACTTGCTTGTTTTCGAGGTTCTTGATAAGGACCACTTATATGATGACAAGATGGG AGAATGTTGCATAAACATCAACAAGTATCGGGACGGCCAGAGGTATGACTTGTGGTTACCTCTCAAGAATATAAAGACAGGAAGATTGCATCTTGCTGTAACTGTCTCCGATTTGACCGGAAAG GCTGCAGAGTGTTCGCCCGGTGAAGAAGAGGCCGGTGGTGAGAAAAGGAAAGAAGAGGCCGGTGGTGACAGAAGCAGAGGCTCCTTCGCGGATGGCTCGTCTCAGAGAGTATCGTTCTCATCCACAGCATCGGATAAGTCCCCCAAAGCAGGAGATAGGTTCGACCCAATTGACGTTGAAGGGCAGTCCGAGACTGGGATTTGGATCCACCATCCGGGCAGAGAGGTCACACAAGTGTGGGAGGCAAGGAAGCCGAAGAATAGCAAACGTCACGAAATTAGCAGACAAGTTCAAGTCGAGTTCGGTGATTCAGTCGGTGGGCGGACTTCTGGTCAGAACGAGGGCAGCAGCAGTGACGAGAACTCGGATTCTAACAAGCCGCAATCAGGTAATCCGGTCAAGAGAGGTTTAAGAAAGATCGGGTCAGTGTTCAGACGGAGCCCGAGGGAAGCTGACAAGGCGACCTCGCCTAGAGAGTCCGAACCGTCCCCCAAAGATAATTTCAACGCCAAGGCGTCGTCTAACCTCAAGAAAGGTGGTGTCAAGGTGATAATAGACGACTCCATTGTGCCCCCGCCTTCCAAGACTCCGAAAGGTGACGAGAAAGACGCGCAATCTCCGTCTTCCAAGACTCCGCGTGAAGAGACTGTGCCGGAGAGCCCCAGCCAGAGGAACGGCAAGGACAAGGCGAAGGGCATTTTGAAACACGCTGGAAGATCTGCTCGCGAGCTGAAGTCCTCGCTCTCTCGGAAAATAAGAGGGACGAAGGGAGAGATGCCTGAGGAGTCGGATTCCATAGATGACGAGTCGCTTACATCATCCATGGATTCTGTGGTTACGGATGCTGGTTTAGTCGTTCCGAGTTCAACCGCTTCCCCTCCAGCGCTGGCTTCAAATGACGACTCGTTGAAGTTGAAGGACAACATTCAGACGGAAAACCTCTCCGTTAGCAACACCTCCGTGACCGGAGATGTTGCGGTTCCAACCGGCGACAAGGTTTTGTAA
- the LOC121775502 gene encoding dihydroceramide fatty acyl 2-hydroxylase FAH1-like: protein MVAKGFTVDLNKPLVFQVGHLGEDYQEWIHQPIVCKESPRFFGNDIVEFLTKNKWWYIPLIWLPVVAWFLVKSIYMGNTILDVALVAALGIFTWTLMEYSLHRFLFHIETKTYVGNTLHYLLHGCHHKHPMDGLRLVFPPAATAILLFPFWNLIKLVSAPSTAPALFAGILLGYVMYDVTHYYVHHGQPISEFPKNLKRYHLNHHFRIQDKGYGITSSFWDKVFGTLPPSKVEGKSR from the exons ATGGTGGCAAAGGGATTTACTGTTGACTTAAACAAACCCCTTGTTTTCCAA GTTGGCCATCTTGGTGAGGATTATCAGGAGTGGATTCACCAGCCGATTGTCTGCAAAGAAAGCCCTCGATTTTTTGGAAATGACATTGTTGAG TTTTTGACAAAGAACAAATGGTGGTACATTCCTCTTATTTGGCTTCCGGTCGTTGCTTGGTTCCTCGTGAAGTCCATCTATATGGGTAACACGATTCTTGATGTGGCATTAGTGGCGGCCCTTGGCATTTTCACCTGGACATTGATGGAATATTCCCTACATCGATTCCTCTTCCACATTGAGACGAAGACTTATGT GGGCAACACACTTCATTATCTTCTGCACGGCTGTCACCACAAGCACCCGATGGACGGTCTACGCCTCGTTTTTCCACCTGCCGCCACTGCAATTCTTTTGTTTCCA TTCTGGAACTTAATTAAATTGGTGTCTGCTCCCTCCACTGCTCCTGCTTTATTTGCTGGTATACTTCTTGGTTACGTGATGTACGACGTTACTCATTACTACGTGCACCACGGGCAGCCAATCAGTGAATTCCCGAAAAATCTCAAG AGATATCACCTAAACCACCACTTCCGCATCCAGGACAAAGGCTACGGCATCACTTCCTCGTTCTGGGACAAGGTCTTCGGAACTCTACCACCATCAAAAGTTGAAGGGAAGAGtcgataa
- the LOC121775501 gene encoding berberine bridge enzyme-like 13 — MGSPTSFLLTLTLAILALSLPTSSQTIQDKFYQCITLNSELSIPFSTAFSAPDNASFTALLESSAQNLRCLVSTVPKPELIFTPYTENHVQVAVTCAKDLGVQLRVRSGGHDYEGLSYISTAANEPFIILDLSRLRSVTVDLKNNSAWAQAGATVGELYYRISQRSKTHGYAAGLCPSLGIGGHITGGAYGTMMRKYGLGADNVIDARIVVADGRILDRESMGEDLFWAIRGGGGASFGVILAWKVKLVPVPETVTVFTVPKTLEQGATQILYKWQHIADNIDEDLFVRVIIQTAKTAGKDERTIMTLYNAVFLGRADRLLQVMQQSFPELGLTKKDCTEMSWIQSVLYIAGFPGNTPPEILLQGKSLFKNYFKAKSDFVRTPIPEEGLQGLWKKLLEEDSPLMIFNPYGGTMSKIPESEIPFPHRKGVIFMIQYLSLWNDDKPETAAKHVDWIRRLYNYMAAYASMFPREAYINYRDLDLGVNTNATSFIQASSWGTRYFKDNFNRLIEVKTKADPGNFFRHEQSIPTLPLMKQSEEKSMMH, encoded by the coding sequence ATGGGATCTCCGACCTCATTCCTTCTCACACTAACCCTAGCAATTCTTGCACTATCTTTGCCCACATCTTCCCAAACCATCCAAGACAAATTCTACCAATGCATTACTCTTAATTCCGAGCTCTCCATCCCTTTCTCCACCGCCTTCTCCGCCCCCGACAACGCCTCGTTCACCGCCCTACTAGAATCGTCCGCGCAGAACCTTCGGTGCCTAGTCTCCACCGTGCCCAAACCCGAGCTCATCTTCACCCCCTACACCGAGAACCACGTCCAAGTCGCAGTCACCTGCGCCAAGGACCTCGGGGTCCAACTCCGGGTCCGGAGCGGGGGTCATGACTACGAGGGCCTCTCCTACATCTCCACCGCTGCAAATGAGCCCTTCATCATCCTCGACCTCTCCCGCCTCCGCTCCGTCACAGTCGACCTCAAGAACAACAGCGCGTGGGCCCAGGCCGGCGCGACCGTGGGAGAGCTCTACTACCGGATCTCCCAGCGGAGCAAGACCCACGGCTACGCGGCCGGCCTGTGCCCCAGCCTCGGCATCGGCGGCCACATCACCGGTGGCGCCTATGGGACGATGATGCGGAAGTACGGCCTCGGCGCCGACAACGTGATCGACGCGAGGATCGTTGTCGCCGACGGCCGGATCCTCGACCGTGAGTCGATGGGCGAGGACCTCTTCTGGGCCATCCGGGGCGGGGGCGGGGCCAGCTTCGGCGTCATCCTCGCGTGGAAAGTCAAACTCGTCCCGGTCCCCGAGACCGTCACCGTCTTCACGGTTCCCAAGACACTCGAGCAAGGCGCCACCCAGATACTCTACAAGTGGCAACATATCGCCGACAACATCGACGAAGACCTTTTCGTCCGAGTCATCATCCAGacggccaaaaccgccggaaaagaCGAGCGGACGATAATGACGCTCTACAACGCCGTCTTCCTCGGACGAGCCGACCGACTACTCCAAGTGATGCAACAGAGCTTCCCGGAACTCGGGCTCACCAAGAAAGACTGCACGGAAATGAGCTGGATCCAATCCGTCCTCTACATCGCAGGCTTCCCGGGCAACACCCCACCGGAGATTCTCCTACAAGGAAAATCCCTCTTCAAAAACTACTTCAAAGCCAAGTCAGACTTCGTCAGAACTCCCATACCCGAAGAAGGGCTCCAAGGGCTATGGAAgaagcttctagaagaagacTCCCCATTGATGATCTTCAACCCCTACGGCGGAACAATGTCGAAGATTCCGGAATCTGAGATTCCGTTCCCACACAGAAAGGGAGTGATCTTCATGATCCAGTATCTGAGCCTTTGGAACGACGACAAGCCAGAGACGGCCGCGAAGCACGTGGACTGGATTCGGAGGCTGTACAACTACATGGCCGCGTACGCCTCCATGTTCCCGAGAGAGGCGTACATCAACTACAGAGATCTCGATTTAGGAGTGAACACAAATGCCACGAGCTTCATACAGGCGAGCTCGTGGGGAACGAGGTATTTCAAGGATAACTTCAACAGACTCATCGAGGTGAAGACGAAGGCCGATCCTGGTAATTTCTTCAGACATGAACAGAGCATTCCTACTCTGCCATTGATGAAACAGAGTGAGGAGAAGAGCATGATGCATTGA
- the LOC121775355 gene encoding berberine bridge enzyme-like 21 produces MTRFSLLIILLTLTITHTTAQNVYDSFAQCFSDTKIPESEITTTLYSPNSPLFPTLLQSYIRNRRFNLSSTPKPTTIITPTSDLQVAAAVSCAKRLNVLLKIRSGGHDYEGLSYVSATPFVVLDMFNFRSVEIDAAADSAWVGAGAYLGELYFRISEQSRVRAFPGGVCPTVAAGGHISGAGYGTMMRKHGLSVDHMVDAKIAVADGRILDRSSMGEDLFWAIRGGGGASFGVIISYKIKLVPVPVTVTVFRLEKYEADNATDVFGQYQNFADTTEDDLFVRALLQPVTRSKKRSVRATFIGLYLGRADELLPITDSDFPKLGLKKSDCREMSWIESVLFWGNFDNKTSPSVLLNRTPDSVNFLKRKSDYVKKAISISDLETIFNKIVEIGKVGLVFNPYGGRMAEIPESSTPFPHRAGNKFKIQYSVNWDEEGEAADKDYVEQIREMYGFMAPYVSENPREAYLNYRDLDIGTTDNGENSYDDGKVYGVKYFKGNFDRLVKVKTAVDPDNFFRNEQSIPVLPFRGGRKGGK; encoded by the coding sequence ATGACTAGATTTTCCCTCTTAATAATCCTCCTAACTCTCACAATCACCCACACTACCGCCCAAAATGTCTACGACTCGTTTGCCCAATGCTTCTCCGACACCAAAATCCCCGAATCCGAAATAACCACCACCCTCTACTCCCCAAACAGCCCCTTATTCCCCACCCTCCTCCAATCCTACATCCGCAACCGCCGCTTCAACCTCTCCTCCACCCCCAAACCCACCACCATCATCACCCCCACCTCCGACCTCCAAGTCGCCGCCGCCGTCTCCTGCGCCAAGCGCCTCAACGTCCTCCTCAAAATCCGCAGCGGCGGCCACGACTACGAGGGCCTCTCCTATGTCTCCGCGACTCCCTTCGTCGTCCTCGACATGTTCAACTTCCGCTCCGTCGAGATCGACGCCGCCGCCGACTCCGCCTGGGTCGGCGCCGGCGCCTACCTCGGCGAGCTCTACTTCCGGATCTCGGAGCAGAGCCGCGTCCGCGCCTTCCCAGGTGGCGTCTGCCCGACGGTCGCCGCCGGCGGCCACATCAGCGGCGCCGGCTACGGCACCATGATGCGGAAGCACGGCCTCAGCGTCGACCACATGGTCGACGCCAAGATCGCCGTCGCGGACGGCCGAATTTTAGACAGATCATCCATGGGCGAGGATCTGTTCTGGGCCATCCGCGGCGGGGGTGGGGCCAGCTTTGGCGTAATTATTAGTTACAAGATAAAGCTGGTCCCAGTCCCCGTCACAGTAACCGTTTTCCGCCTCGAGAAATACGAGGCGGACAACGCGACTGACGTCTTCGGCCAGTATCAGAATTTCGCTGACACGACCGAAGACGACCTCTTCGTCAGGGCGCTTCTGCAGCCGGTGACGAGAAGCAAGAAACGGAGCGTGCGCGCGACGTTTATCGGGCTTTACCTCGGCCGGGCCGACGAGCTTCTCCCGATAACGGATTCGGATTTCCCGAAACTCGGGCTTAAAAAGTCCGATTGCCGGGAAATGTCATGGATTGAATCAGTTCTATTTTGGGGGAATTTTGACAACAAAACATCCCCGTCTGTACTGTTAAATAGAACGCCGGATTCCGTTAACTTCTTGAAACGGAAATCGGACTACGTGAAGAAGGCGATTTCAATTTCCGATTTGGAAACAATTTTCAATAAAATAGTGGAAATTGGGAAAGTGGGGTTAGTGTTCAATCCGTACGGGGGTAGAATGGCGGAGATTCCGGAATCTTCGACGCCGTTTCCTCACCGCGCGGGGAATAAATTCAAGATTCAGTATTCGGTGAATTGGGACGAGGAAGGGGAGGCGGCGGACAAGGACTACGTGGAGCAGATAAGGGAGATGTACGGATTCATGGCGCCGTACGTTTCGGAGAATCCGCGGGAGGCGTATCTGAACTACAGAGATTTGGACATTGGGACGACGGATAACGGCGAGAACAGTTACGATGACGGAAAAGTTTACGGCGTGAAGTATTTCAAGGGGAATTTTGATAGGCTGGTGAAGGTGAAGACGGCGGTTGATCCGGATAACTTTTTCAGGAATGAGCAGAGTATTCCGGTTTTGCCCTTTCGTGGAGGGAGGAAAGGAGGGAAATAG